The Pseudanabaena galeata CCNP1313 genome includes a region encoding these proteins:
- a CDS encoding Nit6803 family nitrilase gives MDYSRKVRAAAVQISPVLFSRDGTTEKVLQAIANAAKEGAQIVVFPETFVPYYPYFSFVQPPVMMGKEHMRLYEEAVVVPSPVTDAVSQAARSHSIVVVLGVNERDGGSLYNTQLIFDADGSLLLKRRKITPTYHERMVWGQGDGAGLKVVDTAVGKVGALACWEHYNPLARFALMSQHEQIHCAQFPGSLVGQIFADQIEVTIRHHALESGCFVINATGWLSAEQVSQITSDEKLQKALSGGCNTAIIGPEGNHLCPPITDGEGMAIADLDFSLITKRKRMMDSVGHYARPDLLQAHLNAEAFAGFQIDGFDQGLNVMDFSCQEQGA, from the coding sequence GTGGATTATTCACGCAAAGTTAGAGCCGCCGCTGTCCAAATCAGTCCTGTGCTGTTCAGTCGCGATGGTACAACTGAGAAAGTCCTGCAAGCGATCGCCAATGCTGCAAAAGAAGGCGCTCAGATCGTCGTTTTCCCTGAAACCTTCGTTCCCTACTATCCTTACTTTTCCTTCGTGCAACCGCCCGTAATGATGGGAAAAGAACATATGCGACTTTACGAAGAAGCTGTTGTTGTGCCTAGTCCTGTTACGGATGCGGTCAGTCAAGCCGCGCGATCGCATAGCATCGTTGTTGTGTTGGGTGTGAATGAACGCGACGGTGGTTCGCTTTATAACACGCAGCTAATTTTCGATGCCGATGGTTCGCTGTTACTGAAGCGGCGCAAAATCACCCCGACCTATCATGAACGGATGGTGTGGGGACAGGGTGATGGCGCAGGTTTGAAGGTAGTAGATACTGCGGTTGGGAAAGTCGGCGCTCTAGCTTGTTGGGAGCATTACAATCCCTTGGCAAGATTTGCTTTGATGTCTCAGCATGAACAGATTCACTGCGCTCAATTTCCGGGTTCTTTAGTTGGACAGATTTTTGCTGACCAAATCGAAGTTACGATCCGTCATCATGCCCTTGAGTCTGGATGCTTTGTGATTAATGCCACAGGTTGGCTCTCGGCAGAGCAAGTAAGTCAAATTACCAGTGATGAGAAACTCCAAAAGGCTCTAAGTGGTGGTTGCAATACTGCAATTATTGGCCCAGAAGGAAATCATCTTTGTCCACCAATTACAGATGGAGAAGGCATGGCGATCGCTGATTTAGACTTCTCGCTGATCACCAAACGCAAGCGGATGATGGACTCGGTTGGACATTATGCGCGTCCAGATTTGCTTCAGGCTCATTTGAATGCTGAGGCTTTTGCAGGGTTCCAGATCGATGGTTTTGATCAGGGATTAAATGTAATGGATTTTTCATGCCAAGAACAAGGGGCTTAA
- a CDS encoding metal ABC transporter permease: protein MAIQIWQWVTEPLALEFMRNALIAGGLAGIICPAIGCFLIVQRMALLGDVMTHTVMPGMAIAFFWRIDVAIGAFISGIGSAFLIAWLRSQTRVKVDAAMALTSSSFFAIGILLISLLKIKIDLHGFLFGDILSVTPTDTIRAGIITVIVLAAIAMFYKQLLFYTFDRIGAKALGLPVNLIYLGLMAGVTLTIIASMQTMGVVLVVSLLVGPAITAYLLVKELHQMIFVAAGLGVAASAIGLYASYYLNLPSGPAIVLAVLLLFLLTLVFSPSQGLLTGK from the coding sequence ATGGCTATTCAAATCTGGCAATGGGTCACCGAGCCACTTGCTCTAGAATTCATGCGAAATGCCCTGATTGCAGGTGGTTTGGCAGGAATTATTTGTCCAGCGATCGGGTGCTTCTTGATCGTTCAACGGATGGCGTTGCTGGGGGATGTGATGACGCATACGGTGATGCCGGGAATGGCGATCGCCTTTTTTTGGCGGATTGACGTAGCGATCGGTGCGTTTATTTCAGGGATTGGCAGTGCTTTTTTAATAGCATGGCTGCGATCGCAAACTCGCGTCAAGGTTGATGCGGCAATGGCTTTGACTTCATCGAGTTTCTTTGCGATCGGGATTTTGTTAATTTCCTTGCTGAAAATCAAAATTGATCTGCATGGCTTTTTGTTTGGCGATATTCTCAGCGTTACGCCAACCGATACGATTCGCGCAGGAATTATTACCGTGATTGTGCTGGCGGCGATCGCCATGTTTTATAAGCAATTACTTTTTTATACCTTTGATCGCATTGGTGCAAAGGCTTTGGGACTACCCGTGAATCTGATTTATTTAGGGTTAATGGCAGGTGTGACTTTGACGATTATTGCTAGTATGCAAACGATGGGCGTGGTGTTGGTGGTGTCGCTCTTAGTAGGGCCCGCGATTACCGCCTATTTATTAGTTAAAGAATTGCATCAGATGATTTTTGTAGCTGCGGGGTTAGGTGTGGCGGCAAGTGCGATCGGGTTATATGCCAGTTACTATCTCAATTTGCCTTCTGGCCCAGCGATCGTGTTAGCGGTACTGCTGTTATTTTTACTGACTTTAGTTTTTAGTCCCAGTCAAGGCTTACTCACAGGCAAATAA
- a CDS encoding nicotinate phosphoribosyltransferase: MSAITVNPAVSLKSDTLNIATDEYGLLTDLYQLTMGACYVREGCDRKRASFELFVRRLPEGFGYLIAMGIAQAVEYLQNLHFTYEQIAALQATGIFSKADRRFWELLQNFRFEGDLWAVTEGTAMFANEPFLRIEAPLWQAQLVETYLLNTINYQTLIATRAARMRDVAGDRLTLLEFGTRRAFSPQASLWAARAALAAGMDATSNVLAALKLGRQPSGTMAHALVMALSATEGSEAQAFSAFHQVFPNSPLLIDTFDTLAAARNLAEKVNSGKMQVKGIRIDSGDIAAVSKEVKALLPDAAIFASGDIDEAEILRLRGLGAPIDGYGIGTKLVTGVPVNGVYKLVEIDNIPVSKKSNGKQSIAGRKQIWRSFENGIVKGDRLTHIAELPQPNEQPLLECIMHNGEMLKSLDDLDAIAQRTCNSVKSLPQEVRYIANPATVPVTVEM; encoded by the coding sequence ATGAGCGCGATAACTGTCAATCCTGCTGTGAGCCTGAAATCTGACACTCTGAATATTGCCACGGACGAATATGGACTGCTGACTGACCTATATCAACTGACAATGGGCGCTTGCTATGTGCGTGAAGGTTGCGATCGCAAGCGTGCTAGTTTCGAGTTGTTTGTGCGTCGTCTTCCTGAAGGCTTTGGCTATCTGATTGCGATGGGTATTGCCCAAGCCGTGGAATATTTGCAAAATCTCCATTTCACCTATGAGCAAATCGCGGCTCTACAAGCAACGGGAATCTTCTCCAAAGCTGATCGCCGTTTTTGGGAACTATTACAAAACTTCCGCTTTGAGGGAGATCTGTGGGCGGTAACCGAGGGAACAGCGATGTTTGCGAATGAACCCTTCTTAAGAATCGAAGCACCACTTTGGCAAGCGCAATTAGTGGAAACCTATTTGCTGAATACAATCAACTATCAAACTCTGATTGCTACTAGAGCCGCCAGAATGCGTGATGTAGCAGGTGATCGCCTTACCCTTTTAGAATTTGGCACAAGACGCGCCTTTAGTCCCCAAGCGTCACTGTGGGCTGCAAGAGCCGCCCTCGCCGCAGGAATGGATGCGACTTCTAATGTACTAGCAGCGCTGAAACTTGGTAGACAACCAAGCGGTACAATGGCTCATGCATTGGTTATGGCGTTGAGTGCTACGGAAGGTAGTGAAGCACAAGCATTTAGTGCCTTCCATCAGGTTTTTCCAAATAGCCCTCTCTTGATCGATACCTTCGATACACTCGCCGCTGCTCGAAATCTCGCTGAAAAAGTCAACTCTGGGAAGATGCAAGTCAAAGGTATTCGTATTGATTCAGGCGATATTGCCGCAGTTTCTAAGGAAGTGAAAGCTCTTCTGCCTGACGCTGCAATTTTTGCTAGTGGTGATATTGACGAAGCCGAGATTCTGCGTTTAAGAGGATTAGGAGCGCCCATTGATGGCTACGGCATCGGCACAAAATTAGTCACAGGTGTTCCTGTAAATGGAGTTTATAAATTAGTAGAAATTGATAATATTCCTGTTTCCAAAAAGTCAAACGGGAAGCAGTCGATCGCAGGTCGCAAACAAATCTGGCGCAGTTTTGAGAATGGTATAGTAAAAGGCGATCGCCTCACTCATATCGCTGAACTTCCCCAACCCAACGAGCAGCCACTCCTAGAATGCATCATGCACAATGGCGAGATGTTGAAGTCTTTGGATGATTTGGATGCGATCGCGCAACGCACTTGTAATTCTGTGAAGTCCTTGCCCCAAGAAGTTCGCTATATTGCTAATCCAGCGACAGTGCCTGTAACAGTTGAGATGTAA
- a CDS encoding MSMEG_0572/Sll0783 family nitrogen starvation response protein yields the protein MPEVTAPAHQTGDFFVNYEEKVFEDVKAEPGEKALVTFHTVAFEGSIGFVNLLQATRLLRKGFETSILLYGPGVTLGVQRGFPKLGDAAFPGHQNFNDQISKFMSEGGKVYACRFALQALYGHGEPSLIPGIRPISPLDVLDIILLHRKDNAFILDTWTL from the coding sequence ATGCCTGAAGTAACTGCTCCTGCTCACCAGACTGGCGATTTCTTTGTGAACTATGAAGAGAAAGTATTTGAGGATGTCAAAGCTGAACCGGGGGAGAAAGCCCTTGTCACTTTCCATACTGTCGCCTTTGAAGGTTCAATCGGTTTTGTGAACCTTTTGCAAGCTACTCGATTGCTTCGCAAAGGTTTTGAGACTTCGATTTTGCTCTATGGACCTGGGGTAACTCTGGGTGTACAGCGTGGTTTCCCAAAACTAGGCGATGCTGCTTTCCCGGGCCATCAGAATTTCAATGACCAAATCTCAAAATTCATGTCTGAAGGTGGCAAGGTTTATGCCTGTCGCTTTGCCCTACAAGCTCTCTATGGACATGGTGAGCCATCACTAATTCCTGGTATTCGTCCGATTAGTCCTCTGGATGTATTAGATATCATTCTATTGCATCGCAAGGATAACGCCTTCATTCTTGATACTTGGACTCTATAA
- a CDS encoding TMEM165/GDT1 family protein gives MTSPVKDQKKSEHWQIIATTFITVFLAEIGDKTQLSVLVISAQSHQPWVVFAGAAIALVSTSLLGVIAGKWLAKTFSPSLLNTLAGLSFLILSLSLLWEAIA, from the coding sequence ATGACATCACCAGTAAAAGATCAGAAAAAGTCTGAGCATTGGCAAATTATTGCCACAACTTTTATTACCGTATTTCTTGCTGAAATTGGAGATAAAACTCAACTGAGTGTTTTAGTGATTTCAGCGCAATCACATCAGCCTTGGGTTGTATTTGCTGGAGCAGCGATCGCCTTAGTCTCCACTAGCCTATTAGGCGTAATCGCAGGTAAATGGCTAGCTAAAACTTTCTCACCAAGTTTGCTAAATACCCTCGCTGGCTTGAGTTTTCTGATTTTGTCACTTAGTTTATTGTGGGAAGCGATCGCTTAA
- a CDS encoding MSMEG_0569 family flavin-dependent oxidoreductase — MTNHYPVVIVGGGQAGLSMSYCLKERDLDHIVFEKNQIANAWRSQRWDSFCLVTPNWQCQLPGYPYKGNEPEGFIKKDEIVAYIENYARSFDPPIREGVEVLNLRRGDRGIFEVTTSIGDYTADQVVVAAGAYHQPKIPKISQRLPEHILQVHSSKYKNPESLPDGAVLVIGTGQSGCQIAEDLHLAGRKVHLCVGSAPRSPRRYRGKDAVEWLDLMGYYELSIDQHPQKEKVRSKANHYLTGRDGGREIDLRRFALEGMQLHGRLKNISSHKLEFFNDLKQNLDGADAVSESIKKTIDNFIAKNNLDAPLEPPYQPVWQPEMDIPDLDLAEANITTVIWCTGFQSDFSWIEIPVFDGKGYPGHDRGVTEVKGLYFLGLPWLYTWGSGRFSGVAKDATYLADYIMARRKVAHVSDWTVVNEFLLGS, encoded by the coding sequence ATGACAAATCACTATCCCGTTGTAATTGTTGGCGGTGGTCAGGCGGGTCTATCCATGAGCTATTGCTTAAAGGAAAGAGACTTAGACCATATAGTTTTTGAGAAAAATCAGATTGCGAATGCATGGCGATCGCAGCGATGGGATTCCTTTTGCTTAGTCACACCTAATTGGCAATGCCAACTTCCTGGCTATCCCTATAAAGGTAATGAGCCAGAAGGTTTCATCAAAAAAGATGAAATCGTAGCCTATATCGAAAATTACGCTCGATCTTTTGATCCTCCGATTCGGGAAGGCGTAGAAGTTCTGAATTTACGACGAGGCGATCGCGGTATTTTTGAAGTGACAACCAGTATTGGTGATTACACCGCCGATCAGGTTGTCGTCGCAGCAGGTGCATACCATCAGCCCAAGATTCCTAAAATCTCGCAACGCTTGCCAGAGCATATTTTGCAGGTGCATTCTTCAAAATACAAAAATCCTGAATCTCTTCCTGATGGTGCGGTTTTGGTAATTGGTACTGGTCAATCGGGCTGCCAGATTGCCGAAGATTTACATCTGGCTGGGCGCAAAGTTCATCTATGTGTCGGTAGTGCGCCGCGATCTCCCCGTCGTTATCGCGGTAAGGACGCAGTGGAATGGCTAGATTTAATGGGATATTATGAACTTTCCATCGATCAGCATCCCCAAAAAGAAAAAGTCCGTTCTAAAGCTAATCATTATCTAACAGGACGTGATGGTGGTAGAGAAATCGATTTGCGCCGCTTTGCTCTGGAAGGAATGCAGCTACATGGCAGGTTGAAAAATATCTCTAGTCATAAGTTGGAATTCTTTAACGATCTTAAGCAAAATCTCGATGGTGCTGATGCAGTTTCCGAGAGCATTAAGAAAACGATTGACAATTTTATTGCTAAAAACAATCTTGATGCACCCCTTGAGCCTCCCTATCAACCCGTCTGGCAACCAGAAATGGATATTCCCGATCTAGACTTGGCTGAGGCGAATATTACAACTGTGATCTGGTGTACGGGCTTTCAATCGGACTTTAGTTGGATCGAGATTCCTGTATTTGATGGCAAGGGCTATCCAGGACACGATCGCGGTGTGACTGAGGTAAAAGGCTTGTACTTTTTGGGGTTACCTTGGCTCTATACATGGGGTTCGGGCAGATTCTCAGGAGTTGCTAAAGATGCGACTTATCTCGCGGATTACATCATGGCGCGGCGCAAGGTTGCCCATGTCAGTGATTGGACTGTGGTTAATGAGTTTTTACTCGGCTCATGA